One Ignavibacteria bacterium DNA segment encodes these proteins:
- a CDS encoding sodium:solute symporter, which translates to MQHLNSVDFIVISLYLSVLVGLSLYLKRRASGSLEDYFLGANKLPWWAMGISGMSSYIDMAGTMLIVSFLYMLGPRGLYIEFRGGAVLVLTFMLLWSGKWHYRSGCMTGAEWMEFRFGNNWGGRFARLISAISVIVTTIGMLAYLIKALGMFTSMFLPYSPAECALMMIAVATVYTMISGFYGVVFTDLFQSVIVISMIILISVMAFMKISDSGADLSQLAHSVTGNSEWAKSSLKWNVTMPKGYENYQDLALFAFFYLLRNVFIGASTAGADPKYFGARNERECGSLSFLWTSLMMFRWPMMIGFAVLGIFLVNSFFPDQGVLLQTSELIKQYVPGISREHWSDALTGIMNSPAHYSPELISGIKNLLHDDWQSKLTLLSYDGTINTERIVPAVILFQIPVGIRGFLFIAFIAAALSAFNSGVNMTTAYFTRDIYQRYMRLKAGNRELLWATYAFTIMLVSAGYVLAYNVHSINQIWGWIIMGLGGGLAVPALLKFYWWRYNGSGFAIGTAVGIVTAVLQTRIFPGLLEWQQFLIVSVVSLAATVAGTYLTPPAEDAVINEFYRKTRPFGLWKPYKNRLEAPVRKKMEKEHRNDILAVPFTLGWQITLFLLPMQLMVRSYNEFFVTSAIFAVCLSGMYWFWYRNLPKKDNVLAAEKLIETAAVKAAGQMDLQD; encoded by the coding sequence ATGCAGCACTTGAACTCTGTTGATTTCATAGTTATATCCTTATACCTATCTGTCCTTGTGGGCCTGAGCCTTTACCTGAAAAGAAGGGCCTCGGGAAGCCTGGAGGACTACTTCCTGGGAGCAAACAAGCTCCCGTGGTGGGCTATGGGAATCTCCGGTATGTCCTCATATATAGACATGGCCGGAACCATGCTGATAGTGTCGTTCCTTTATATGCTCGGCCCGCGGGGACTCTACATAGAATTCAGGGGCGGAGCCGTTCTCGTTCTTACATTTATGCTTCTGTGGTCAGGCAAGTGGCACTACCGCTCCGGATGCATGACAGGCGCCGAATGGATGGAATTCCGCTTCGGCAACAACTGGGGAGGACGCTTTGCAAGACTCATATCGGCAATTTCGGTTATTGTTACCACAATCGGAATGCTGGCTTATCTCATTAAGGCGCTCGGAATGTTTACTTCAATGTTCCTGCCTTATTCACCGGCTGAATGCGCGCTTATGATGATAGCTGTTGCCACGGTCTATACAATGATCTCCGGGTTCTACGGCGTCGTATTTACGGACCTTTTCCAGTCCGTAATCGTTATTTCAATGATTATTCTGATATCAGTAATGGCATTCATGAAAATTTCAGACTCCGGGGCAGACCTCTCACAGCTGGCACACTCGGTAACCGGCAACAGCGAGTGGGCTAAGTCTTCGCTCAAATGGAATGTTACAATGCCAAAAGGATATGAAAATTATCAGGATCTGGCACTCTTTGCGTTCTTTTATTTACTGAGAAATGTCTTTATCGGGGCATCCACCGCAGGGGCCGACCCTAAGTATTTCGGCGCCAGAAACGAACGCGAGTGCGGCTCGCTCAGTTTCCTGTGGACTTCACTTATGATGTTCCGCTGGCCCATGATGATCGGCTTTGCGGTCCTGGGCATTTTCCTGGTCAACAGCTTCTTCCCCGACCAGGGCGTGCTTTTGCAGACCTCAGAGCTCATTAAACAGTACGTCCCCGGCATTTCGCGCGAGCACTGGTCAGATGCCCTTACAGGCATTATGAATTCGCCGGCACATTATTCACCCGAACTGATTAGCGGAATTAAAAACCTTCTGCACGACGACTGGCAGTCGAAACTGACGCTCCTGAGCTACGACGGCACAATAAATACAGAAAGAATTGTCCCTGCCGTCATATTGTTCCAGATCCCTGTGGGCATAAGGGGCTTCCTTTTCATCGCATTTATTGCGGCCGCACTTTCAGCCTTTAATTCCGGCGTAAACATGACAACGGCTTATTTTACGCGCGACATATACCAGCGCTATATGCGCCTTAAGGCCGGCAACAGGGAACTCCTTTGGGCAACTTACGCCTTTACAATAATGCTGGTCTCGGCGGGCTATGTACTTGCCTATAACGTCCACAGCATTAACCAGATCTGGGGATGGATTATTATGGGGCTGGGCGGCGGCCTGGCCGTACCCGCGCTGCTTAAATTCTACTGGTGGCGCTATAACGGAAGCGGATTTGCAATAGGAACAGCCGTCGGAATTGTAACTGCGGTACTGCAGACAAGGATCTTCCCGGGACTGCTCGAATGGCAGCAGTTCCTGATTGTCTCGGTCGTTTCACTTGCCGCTACCGTTGCGGGCACTTACCTGACTCCGCCTGCCGAGGACGCCGTGATAAATGAGTTTTACCGCAAAACAAGGCCCTTCGGGCTGTGGAAACCTTATAAGAACAGGCTTGAGGCGCCGGTAAGAAAAAAAATGGAAAAAGAACACAGGAACGACATACTTGCTGTACCTTTTACGCTGGGCTGGCAGATTACACTTTTCCTCCTGCCCATGCAGCTGATGGTACGCTCCTACAATGAATTTTTTGTTACATCTGCAATATTTGCTGTCTGCCTTTCAGGGATGTATTGGTTCTGGTACAGGAACCTCCCGAAAAAAGACAATGTATTAGCGGCTGAGAAATTAATTGAAACGGCTGCCGTAAAGGCCGCCGGGCAGATGGATTTGCAGGACTAA
- a CDS encoding T9SS type A sorting domain-containing protein, which translates to MKQNFKMFFTGLALFILLFGTSEIFAQGISINLGKNLPGRYMKLVANGTGEDGEIKDRIKLGTEYCSENVKSAMYFQLDESFFYQLTTNKFFIVNVEYYDEPGVEIKLVYDAIGDANANKEYGTAIQTTGTNQWKSFGFYLDDAYFGHRQAHGADFRLVTNGKMHINGLSLVPIDYYFEWGSVNDSLGLNMTERPGKDSQRQIVVKDGEEAVTTLVQDNYLYIDVADSLIYGTDPALAHPNLFVSVQYWDEDPTNKIRLQYDATTNAYKSTPWVYAKGWKSWRTVTFELNDAQFTGRENGKADMRLQINLPNTIAVNRIMVGLLPKAPLPPIPDPGVFASYKALEPPTIDGDLKDWAWQKVGSKLETKTDALGFRTDEFYRTWVLDGKNVPVAETGEPGVTDPGKPGLWDPKDLSGEVKCFWDDLNFYVSANITDNVVNVNGSTWEGKDGIGLYVDVFHNIVGGKPIPERDDATYGKGENFIFLPADEAAAGLWKHSTSQTGEALPNTIIRKVKKTETGYVIEASIPLDLIKDGVTLNPGVYNDQDNFNPLFGYTINDADGIAENSGRLSFGAPNDDDEAWGTLSLEPIPLVDKGIIMDFGQKNFEQFITQVEKTGDGAVDIISKGEKSCALLKNKYAYLAVSDDVIKNGYHPHLFIQLEYFDEPTTGKFRVQYDGNTKAYTSTPWISHTGTGTWKTAIFEIRDAKFNNGENGGADFRIESDEMNMILNQVKVGIADYYINRGDSTSYMVSAADAQSDGITKSVFVGGKWCSQNSIVDGTGGRYFYHAIADTVMYQGKPSKEVFVTIEYYDTLSSGGVALNYQATNNTWANGAGDAMILGTNQWKMHTFYLPDAYFANGENGGHDFRVSGKGDNATFIKHVMIGVLGLDSALIVGVRDPKGPNVYALDQNYPNPFNPSTTIRYQLPESGIVTLKVLNILGQEVATLVNTFQTPGMHSVNFNAEKLSSGMYIYTIHFNNKVISKKLMLLK; encoded by the coding sequence ATGAAACAAAATTTCAAAATGTTCTTTACCGGATTGGCATTATTCATACTTCTTTTCGGTACATCTGAAATCTTTGCCCAGGGCATTTCAATCAACCTGGGAAAGAATCTGCCCGGCCGCTACATGAAGCTTGTTGCCAACGGCACAGGTGAAGACGGAGAAATTAAGGATCGAATCAAACTCGGAACAGAATACTGCTCCGAAAATGTTAAATCCGCTATGTATTTCCAGCTGGATGAATCGTTCTTCTACCAGCTGACAACAAACAAGTTCTTTATTGTCAACGTCGAATACTACGATGAACCGGGCGTTGAAATAAAACTCGTCTATGATGCTATAGGCGACGCAAATGCCAATAAGGAATATGGTACTGCAATTCAGACAACAGGTACAAACCAGTGGAAGTCTTTCGGCTTCTATCTCGATGACGCTTATTTCGGTCACCGCCAGGCTCACGGTGCCGACTTCAGGCTCGTTACCAACGGCAAGATGCACATCAACGGCCTTAGCCTTGTGCCTATCGATTATTATTTCGAATGGGGTTCGGTTAATGACTCACTTGGGCTTAACATGACTGAGCGCCCGGGTAAGGACAGCCAGAGACAGATCGTTGTAAAAGACGGCGAAGAGGCTGTTACTACACTGGTTCAGGACAACTACCTTTATATCGACGTGGCCGACTCCCTGATCTATGGAACAGACCCTGCATTGGCTCACCCGAATCTTTTTGTTTCTGTTCAGTACTGGGATGAGGATCCCACTAACAAGATCCGCCTTCAGTATGACGCTACTACAAATGCTTATAAGAGCACACCATGGGTTTATGCAAAAGGCTGGAAGAGCTGGCGCACAGTTACTTTTGAACTAAATGACGCTCAGTTTACAGGAAGGGAAAACGGCAAGGCCGACATGCGCCTCCAGATCAACCTGCCTAATACTATTGCAGTTAACCGTATTATGGTAGGCCTTCTTCCTAAGGCCCCTCTGCCGCCAATTCCTGATCCAGGTGTTTTCGCCAGCTATAAGGCTCTTGAGCCCCCGACCATCGACGGCGACCTCAAGGACTGGGCTTGGCAGAAGGTCGGCAGCAAACTCGAGACCAAAACCGACGCCCTGGGCTTCAGAACCGACGAATTCTACCGCACATGGGTTCTCGACGGCAAAAACGTCCCTGTGGCTGAAACAGGCGAACCCGGCGTTACTGACCCGGGCAAACCGGGCCTCTGGGATCCTAAGGACCTTTCGGGTGAAGTAAAATGCTTCTGGGATGATTTAAACTTCTATGTAAGCGCTAACATTACAGATAACGTCGTTAACGTTAACGGAAGCACATGGGAAGGCAAAGACGGTATCGGCCTTTATGTTGACGTATTCCATAATATTGTCGGCGGCAAACCTATACCTGAAAGAGATGATGCAACCTACGGAAAGGGCGAAAACTTCATCTTCCTCCCGGCCGACGAAGCTGCTGCAGGCCTCTGGAAACATTCAACTTCACAGACCGGCGAAGCTCTGCCGAACACTATAATTAGAAAAGTCAAAAAAACCGAAACCGGTTATGTTATTGAAGCTTCTATTCCGCTCGACCTTATTAAAGACGGCGTTACACTTAACCCCGGCGTTTATAACGATCAGGATAATTTCAACCCGCTCTTCGGTTATACTATAAACGACGCAGACGGTATTGCTGAAAACAGCGGCAGACTCTCCTTCGGCGCTCCTAATGACGACGATGAAGCCTGGGGAACTCTCAGCCTCGAACCGATTCCTCTTGTCGATAAGGGCATTATTATGGACTTCGGTCAGAAGAACTTCGAACAGTTCATAACTCAGGTTGAAAAAACCGGCGACGGCGCTGTTGATATCATTAGCAAGGGTGAAAAAAGCTGCGCCCTTCTTAAAAACAAATATGCTTATTTGGCTGTCAGCGACGACGTAATCAAAAACGGTTATCATCCTCACCTTTTCATACAGCTCGAATACTTTGATGAGCCTACAACCGGTAAGTTCAGAGTTCAGTACGATGGCAACACTAAGGCTTATACAAGCACACCATGGATCAGCCATACAGGTACCGGTACATGGAAAACCGCAATCTTTGAAATAAGAGACGCAAAGTTCAATAACGGCGAAAACGGCGGAGCCGACTTCAGGATCGAAAGCGATGAAATGAACATGATCCTCAACCAGGTCAAAGTTGGTATTGCCGACTATTATATCAACAGGGGCGATTCAACAAGCTATATGGTCTCTGCTGCCGATGCACAGTCAGATGGCATTACAAAGAGCGTATTCGTAGGCGGAAAATGGTGCTCTCAGAACTCAATCGTTGACGGCACAGGCGGTCGTTACTTCTACCATGCAATCGCCGATACTGTTATGTACCAGGGCAAACCGTCAAAAGAAGTATTTGTAACTATTGAATATTACGATACCTTAAGCTCAGGCGGCGTTGCTCTTAACTATCAGGCTACCAATAACACATGGGCAAACGGCGCAGGCGATGCAATGATCCTTGGTACCAACCAGTGGAAAATGCATACCTTCTACCTCCCGGATGCTTATTTCGCAAACGGTGAAAACGGCGGCCATGACTTCAGAGTTAGCGGCAAGGGCGACAATGCAACATTCATTAAGCACGTAATGATAGGCGTACTCGGCCTCGATTCTGCACTCATCGTAGGTGTACGCGATCCTAAGGGACCGAACGTTTACGCACTCGACCAGAATTATCCAAACCCGTTCAACCCTTCAACCACTATCAGGTACCAGCTCCCTGAAAGCGGTATCGTTACGCTGAAGGTTCTCAACATTCTGGGTCAGGAAGTTGCTACACTTGTAAATACATTCCAGACACCTGGAATGCACTCTGTTAACTTTAATGCAGAAAAACTTTCAAGCGGTATGTATATCTATACTATCCACTTCAATAATAAGGTGATTTCTAAAAAGCTGATGCTTCTTAAATAA
- a CDS encoding PorV/PorQ family protein, which produces MKSKLFSTITILLALNIGTFAGDIQSKRGTTAAPFLEFSVGSRATAMGGAFAAISNDATAMYWNPSGLDRFSENEVNFNYTKWIAGMDFIYAGAVVHTGGAGSFGLSVTSLSTPEMEFRTVEEPEGLGTKFDAADVALGLSYGISLTDRFSFGTSFKYIQRRIWHMSADAIAMDFGVLYTLPWDRLQLGMSISNMGSKLQMTGVDAMLLTDIDPTKDGNNTSVISELHTKEWSLPMILRFGVAYHVIKSDMNNLVLAADYVHPNDNFESMNAGLEYTFSEFLMLRAGYQSLFVKDSEEGLTLGVGVKHSGIGVDYSYAKMKNFGSVQQFSAKIAF; this is translated from the coding sequence ATGAAATCGAAATTATTTAGTACCATAACAATTCTGCTTGCATTAAACATCGGCACTTTTGCAGGCGACATTCAGTCCAAAAGGGGAACTACCGCAGCGCCTTTCCTTGAATTCAGCGTGGGCTCAAGGGCTACTGCAATGGGAGGCGCCTTTGCTGCAATCTCCAACGACGCTACAGCAATGTACTGGAACCCGTCCGGACTCGACCGCTTTAGTGAAAATGAAGTTAACTTCAACTATACAAAGTGGATCGCAGGCATGGATTTTATCTATGCAGGCGCTGTAGTCCATACGGGCGGGGCCGGAAGCTTCGGCCTTTCAGTAACATCCCTTTCAACTCCCGAAATGGAGTTCAGAACCGTTGAAGAACCAGAAGGCCTAGGCACAAAATTCGACGCCGCCGACGTCGCCCTCGGCCTCAGCTACGGCATAAGCCTTACAGACAGGTTCTCTTTCGGCACATCTTTCAAATATATACAGCGCAGAATCTGGCACATGAGCGCAGACGCAATTGCTATGGATTTCGGCGTCCTCTACACCCTTCCATGGGACCGCCTGCAGCTCGGAATGTCAATTTCTAACATGGGCTCCAAACTTCAGATGACCGGCGTGGACGCTATGCTCCTGACAGATATAGACCCTACTAAAGACGGCAACAACACAAGCGTGATCTCCGAACTCCATACAAAAGAATGGTCGCTGCCTATGATCCTCCGCTTCGGAGTCGCTTATCACGTCATAAAATCTGATATGAACAACCTGGTCCTTGCTGCCGATTATGTACACCCCAACGATAACTTCGAAAGCATGAACGCAGGCCTTGAATATACATTTTCTGAATTCCTCATGCTGAGGGCCGGCTACCAGTCGCTCTTCGTTAAAGACAGCGAGGAAGGCCTTACTCTCGGCGTCGGCGTTAAGCATAGCGGCATCGGCGTCGATTACTCATATGCTAAAATGAAAAATTTCGGTTCCGTGCAGCAGTTCAGCGCTAAAATCGCTTTCTAA
- a CDS encoding T9SS type A sorting domain-containing protein, with the protein MKNKFVKYAFFAALLLSAAADAEAQTRPGLYQNADEKSSSGPAPITLTNQAESLTGKIMCGYQGWFAVPSDAIKRGWYHYTQTGTFAPGSCKIDLWPDVTDLDADEKYATSFLHADGSTAYVFSSQNRKSVVRHFKWMKDYGIDGVFIQRFAAEVKSTTSAGYTQFNNVLQSCRAGANQYGRTFAVMYDLSGLQAGQMQYVINDWKRLIDQMKVTKDSSYQFHNGKPVVAVWGIGFNDGRKYSLQECSTLIDFLKNDPVYGGNTVMVGVPTYWRTLSQDCLNDSLVHKIILKADIVSPWFVGRYNSPQAVTEFTQNVTAPDIAWCSKNAKEYLPVAFPGFSWHNMKPESPSNQIPRLKGQFLWKQYYEDIKAGATMIYQAMFDEIDEGTAIFKVTNDPPVGASTFVTYEGLETDFYMWLVGQGKKMLDKEFPLSSILPDRYPGFLKFITNNSQEELDFLVPGLTGTSYSEQRRADENQVIAYKFPKDKLLQLSGGSADLMLSLEVSNEFVVSVSSSMQGQRTQLFRWMPGDIHIHDESNRQSVQIKTKSYFNQGWDTIYVFIEDGIKTCTPGASVYSVKISDAAFSGLQGRGNILPENFELLQNFPNPFNPTTVISYSIPDSYNVDLSIYNIMGQKVKTLVSSYMNAGSYQISWDGKNSQGADAPSGIYFYRLQYRDLLQSRKMLLLR; encoded by the coding sequence ATGAAAAATAAATTTGTTAAATATGCTTTTTTTGCCGCTTTGCTCTTATCAGCAGCGGCGGATGCAGAGGCTCAGACCCGGCCCGGGCTTTACCAGAATGCCGATGAAAAGAGCAGCTCCGGTCCTGCCCCAATTACACTCACGAATCAGGCTGAGAGCCTTACAGGCAAGATCATGTGCGGCTACCAGGGCTGGTTTGCTGTCCCCAGCGACGCCATTAAAAGGGGATGGTACCATTACACACAGACTGGCACTTTTGCACCCGGAAGCTGCAAGATAGACCTCTGGCCCGACGTAACGGACCTTGATGCCGACGAAAAATACGCCACCTCGTTTCTGCATGCCGACGGCAGCACCGCATATGTCTTCAGCTCGCAGAACAGAAAATCCGTTGTCCGCCATTTCAAATGGATGAAGGACTACGGCATCGACGGCGTTTTTATTCAGAGATTTGCGGCGGAAGTTAAATCAACAACTTCTGCAGGCTACACCCAGTTTAATAACGTGCTCCAAAGCTGCCGCGCGGGAGCTAACCAGTACGGCAGAACTTTTGCTGTAATGTACGACCTCTCAGGCCTGCAGGCAGGTCAGATGCAGTATGTTATTAACGACTGGAAAAGGCTTATAGACCAGATGAAGGTGACAAAGGACAGCTCTTACCAGTTCCATAACGGTAAACCTGTAGTTGCAGTCTGGGGCATAGGCTTTAACGACGGAAGAAAGTATTCACTCCAGGAATGCTCCACACTCATCGATTTTCTTAAGAACGATCCCGTATATGGCGGCAACACCGTTATGGTAGGCGTTCCAACTTACTGGAGAACACTTTCGCAGGACTGCCTTAACGACAGCCTCGTGCACAAGATCATACTGAAGGCCGATATCGTAAGCCCCTGGTTTGTTGGAAGATATAACTCCCCGCAGGCCGTAACGGAGTTCACGCAGAACGTTACCGCCCCCGATATAGCCTGGTGCAGTAAAAACGCAAAGGAATACCTGCCCGTCGCTTTCCCGGGCTTCAGCTGGCATAATATGAAGCCGGAATCACCTTCAAACCAGATACCGCGCCTTAAGGGGCAGTTCCTCTGGAAACAGTATTATGAAGATATAAAAGCCGGCGCTACAATGATCTATCAGGCAATGTTTGATGAAATTGACGAGGGAACCGCAATCTTTAAGGTCACGAACGATCCCCCCGTTGGCGCCAGCACCTTTGTTACTTATGAGGGGCTTGAAACGGATTTCTATATGTGGCTCGTGGGGCAGGGAAAAAAGATGCTGGATAAGGAATTCCCCTTAAGCAGCATTTTACCCGACAGGTACCCCGGATTCCTGAAGTTTATTACAAATAACTCCCAGGAAGAGCTTGACTTTCTGGTCCCCGGCCTTACAGGTACGTCCTATTCAGAGCAGAGGCGCGCCGACGAAAACCAGGTAATAGCATATAAATTCCCGAAGGATAAGCTCCTCCAGCTCTCGGGCGGCTCAGCTGACCTGATGCTGTCGCTTGAAGTAAGCAACGAATTTGTTGTGTCGGTCTCTTCTTCCATGCAGGGGCAGAGGACACAGCTCTTCCGCTGGATGCCTGGCGATATTCATATTCACGACGAGTCAAACAGACAGTCGGTTCAGATTAAAACAAAATCTTATTTCAACCAGGGATGGGATACAATTTATGTCTTCATTGAAGACGGAATAAAAACCTGCACCCCCGGGGCTTCAGTTTATTCTGTGAAGATATCCGATGCCGCTTTTTCGGGCTTGCAGGGAAGGGGTAATATTCTCCCGGAAAATTTTGAGCTGCTTCAGAATTTCCCTAATCCCTTTAACCCGACTACGGTAATCAGCTATTCCATTCCCGACAGCTATAACGTGGATCTGAGCATCTATAACATAATGGGGCAGAAGGTTAAAACACTGGTCTCCTCTTACATGAATGCCGGATCGTACCAGATTTCATGGGATGGAAAGAACAGCCAGGGAGCCGATGCCCCCAGCGGAATATATTTTTACCGCCTGCAGTACAGGGATCTGCTCCAAAGCAGAAAAATGCTCCTGCTCAGGTGA